Proteins encoded in a region of the Orcinus orca chromosome 8, mOrcOrc1.1, whole genome shotgun sequence genome:
- the SIRT3 gene encoding NAD-dependent protein deacetylase sirtuin-3, mitochondrial isoform X4 — protein sequence MVGAGISTPSGVPDFRSPGTGYYSNLQQYKIPYPEAIFELSFFFRDPKPFFTFAKELYPGNYRPNATHYFLRLLHDKGLLLRLYTQNIDGLERASGIPASKLVEAHGSFASATCTVCRRPFPGEDFWADVMVDTVPRCPVCTGVVKPDIVFFGEMLPHRFLLHLADFPMADLLLILGTSLEVEPFASLSEAVRSSVPRLLINRDLVGSLARHPRGRDVVQLGDVVHGVKRLVELLGWTEEMRDLIQRETGKVGTAESHGRGHLFYSGVWSTWSGALFG from the exons ATGGTGGGGGCCGGCATCAGCACACCCAGCGGCGTCCCAGACTTCAG ATCTCCAGGGACCGGATACTACAGCAACCTCCAGCAGTACAAGATCCCCTACCCCGAGGCCATTTTTgagctctcatttttctttcgCGATCCCAAGCCGTTTTTCACTTTTGCCAAGGAGCTGTACCCTGGGAACTATAGGCCTAATGCCACTCACTACTTCCTGCGACTGCTCCATGACAAGGGGCTGCTTCTGCGGCTCTACACACAGAACATCGATGGGCTTGAGAGAG CGTCTGGCATCCCTGCCTCAAAGCTCGTTGAAGCTCATGGATCCTTTGCCTCTGCCACCTGCACCGTCTGCCGAAGACCCTTCCCAGGGGAGGACTTTTGG GCCGACGTGATGGTGGACACGGTCCCACGCTGCCCGGTCTGCACTGGCGTTGTGAAGCCCGACATCGTATTCTTTGGGGAGATGCTGCCCCACAGGTTCCTGCTGCATCTGGCTGACTTCCCCATGGCAGACCTGCTGCTCATCCTTGGGACCTCTCTGGAG GTGGAACCTTTCGCCAGCTTGTCTGAGGCCGTGAGGAGCTCGGTGCCCCGACTGCTCATCAACCGGGACTTGGTGGGGTCCTTGGCTAGGCATCCTCGGGGCAGGGATGTGGTCCAGCTGGGGGACGTGGTTCACGGTGTGAAAAGGCTGGTGGAGCTTCTGGGCTGGACGGAGGAGATGCGGGACCTCATCCAGCGGGAAACTGGAAAGGTAGGGACTGCTGAGAGTCACGGGAGGGGCCATCTCTTCTACTCTGGGGTCTGGTCAACCTGGAGTGGCGCCCTCTTTGGCTAA
- the SIRT3 gene encoding NAD-dependent protein deacetylase sirtuin-3, mitochondrial isoform X6: MPLTTSCDCSMTRGCFCGSTHRTSMGLREADVMVDTVPRCPVCTGVVKPDIVFFGEMLPHRFLLHLADFPMADLLLILGTSLEVEPFASLSEAVRSSVPRLLINRDLVGSLARHPRGRDVVQLGDVVHGVKRLVELLGWTEEMRDLIQRETGKVGTAESHGRGHLFYSGVWSTWSGALFG; the protein is encoded by the exons ATGCCACTCACTACTTCCTGCGACTGCTCCATGACAAGGGGCTGCTTCTGCGGCTCTACACACAGAACATCGATGGGCTTGAGAGAG GCCGACGTGATGGTGGACACGGTCCCACGCTGCCCGGTCTGCACTGGCGTTGTGAAGCCCGACATCGTATTCTTTGGGGAGATGCTGCCCCACAGGTTCCTGCTGCATCTGGCTGACTTCCCCATGGCAGACCTGCTGCTCATCCTTGGGACCTCTCTGGAG GTGGAACCTTTCGCCAGCTTGTCTGAGGCCGTGAGGAGCTCGGTGCCCCGACTGCTCATCAACCGGGACTTGGTGGGGTCCTTGGCTAGGCATCCTCGGGGCAGGGATGTGGTCCAGCTGGGGGACGTGGTTCACGGTGTGAAAAGGCTGGTGGAGCTTCTGGGCTGGACGGAGGAGATGCGGGACCTCATCCAGCGGGAAACTGGAAAGGTAGGGACTGCTGAGAGTCACGGGAGGGGCCATCTCTTCTACTCTGGGGTCTGGTCAACCTGGAGTGGCGCCCTCTTTGGCTAA
- the SIRT3 gene encoding NAD-dependent protein deacetylase sirtuin-3, mitochondrial isoform X3: MALWACSVVPALRLWGLGGARPWTRRPCVAGGGRPISFSAGASSVSGSGGHSQKFLLQDIAELIKTRACQRVVVMVGAGISTPSGVPDFRSPGTGYYSNLQQYKIPYPEAIFELSFFFRDPKPFFTFAKELYPGNYRPNATHYFLRLLHDKGLLLRLYTQNIDGLERASGIPASKLVEAHGSFASATCTVCRRPFPGEDFWADVMVDTVPRCPVCTGVVKPDIVFFGEMLPHRFLLHLADFPMADLLLILGTSLEVEPFASLSEAVRSSVPRLLINRDLVGSLARHPRGRDVVQLGDVVHGVKRLVELLGWTEEMRDLIQRETGKLDGWDKLGE, from the exons ATGGCGCTGTGGGCTTGTTCGGTTGTTCCCGCCCTCAGGCTTTGGGGCCTGGGAGGTGCGCGGCCCTGGACCCGCCGGCCTTG TGTTGCAGGTGGAGGAAGGCCCATATCTTTTTCTGCCGGTGCCTCAAGTGTCTCTGGAAGCGGAGGCCACAGTCAGAAGTTTCTCCTGCAGGACATTGCTGAGCTGATTAAAACCAGAGCCTGCCAGAGGGTGGTGGTCATGGTGGGGGCCGGCATCAGCACACCCAGCGGCGTCCCAGACTTCAG ATCTCCAGGGACCGGATACTACAGCAACCTCCAGCAGTACAAGATCCCCTACCCCGAGGCCATTTTTgagctctcatttttctttcgCGATCCCAAGCCGTTTTTCACTTTTGCCAAGGAGCTGTACCCTGGGAACTATAGGCCTAATGCCACTCACTACTTCCTGCGACTGCTCCATGACAAGGGGCTGCTTCTGCGGCTCTACACACAGAACATCGATGGGCTTGAGAGAG CGTCTGGCATCCCTGCCTCAAAGCTCGTTGAAGCTCATGGATCCTTTGCCTCTGCCACCTGCACCGTCTGCCGAAGACCCTTCCCAGGGGAGGACTTTTGG GCCGACGTGATGGTGGACACGGTCCCACGCTGCCCGGTCTGCACTGGCGTTGTGAAGCCCGACATCGTATTCTTTGGGGAGATGCTGCCCCACAGGTTCCTGCTGCATCTGGCTGACTTCCCCATGGCAGACCTGCTGCTCATCCTTGGGACCTCTCTGGAG GTGGAACCTTTCGCCAGCTTGTCTGAGGCCGTGAGGAGCTCGGTGCCCCGACTGCTCATCAACCGGGACTTGGTGGGGTCCTTGGCTAGGCATCCTCGGGGCAGGGATGTGGTCCAGCTGGGGGACGTGGTTCACGGTGTGAAAAGGCTGGTGGAGCTTCTGGGCTGGACGGAGGAGATGCGGGACCTCATCCAGCGGGAAACTGGAAAG CTTGATGGTTGGGACAAATTAGGAGAGTGA
- the SIRT3 gene encoding NAD-dependent protein deacetylase sirtuin-3, mitochondrial isoform X5, with amino-acid sequence MALWACSVVPALRLWGLGGARPWTRRPCVAGGGRPISFSAGASSVSGSGGHSQKFLLQDIAELIKTRACQRVVVMVGAGISTPSGVPDFRSPGTGYYSNLQQYKIPYPEAIFELSFFFRDPKPFFTFAKELYPGNYRPNATHYFLRLLHDKGLLLRLYTQNIDGLERASGIPASKLVEAHGSFASATCTVCRRPFPGEDFWADVMVDTVPRCPVCTGVVKPDIVFFGEMLPHRFLLHLADFPMADLLLILGTSLELDGWDKLGE; translated from the exons ATGGCGCTGTGGGCTTGTTCGGTTGTTCCCGCCCTCAGGCTTTGGGGCCTGGGAGGTGCGCGGCCCTGGACCCGCCGGCCTTG TGTTGCAGGTGGAGGAAGGCCCATATCTTTTTCTGCCGGTGCCTCAAGTGTCTCTGGAAGCGGAGGCCACAGTCAGAAGTTTCTCCTGCAGGACATTGCTGAGCTGATTAAAACCAGAGCCTGCCAGAGGGTGGTGGTCATGGTGGGGGCCGGCATCAGCACACCCAGCGGCGTCCCAGACTTCAG ATCTCCAGGGACCGGATACTACAGCAACCTCCAGCAGTACAAGATCCCCTACCCCGAGGCCATTTTTgagctctcatttttctttcgCGATCCCAAGCCGTTTTTCACTTTTGCCAAGGAGCTGTACCCTGGGAACTATAGGCCTAATGCCACTCACTACTTCCTGCGACTGCTCCATGACAAGGGGCTGCTTCTGCGGCTCTACACACAGAACATCGATGGGCTTGAGAGAG CGTCTGGCATCCCTGCCTCAAAGCTCGTTGAAGCTCATGGATCCTTTGCCTCTGCCACCTGCACCGTCTGCCGAAGACCCTTCCCAGGGGAGGACTTTTGG GCCGACGTGATGGTGGACACGGTCCCACGCTGCCCGGTCTGCACTGGCGTTGTGAAGCCCGACATCGTATTCTTTGGGGAGATGCTGCCCCACAGGTTCCTGCTGCATCTGGCTGACTTCCCCATGGCAGACCTGCTGCTCATCCTTGGGACCTCTCTGGAG CTTGATGGTTGGGACAAATTAGGAGAGTGA
- the PSMD13 gene encoding 26S proteasome non-ATPase regulatory subunit 13, whose product MKDVPGFLQQSQSSGPGQAAVWHRLEELYTKKLWHQLTLQVLDFVQDPCFAQGDGLIKLYENFISEFEHRVNPLSLVEIILHVVRQMTDPNVALTFLEKTREKVKSSDEAVILCKTAIGALKLNIGDLQVTKETIEDVEEMLNNLPGVTSVHSRFYDLSSKYYQTIGNHASYYKDALRFLGCVDIKDLPVSEQQERAFTLGLAGLLGEGVFNFGELLMHPVLESLRNTDRQWLIDTLYAFNSGNVERFQTLKTAWGQQPDLAASEAQLLRKIQLLCLMEMTFTRPANHRQLTFEEIAESAKVTVNEVELLVMKALSVGLVKGSIDEVDKRVHMTWVQPRVLDLQQIKGMKDRLEFWCTDVKSMEMLVEHQAHDILT is encoded by the exons ATGAAGGACGTACCCGGCTTCTTACAGCAGAGCCAGAGCTCCGGTCCCGGCCAGGCCGCCGTGTGGCACCGTCTGGAGGAGCTCTACACTAAGAA GTTGTGGCATCAGCTGACACTTCAGGTGCTTGACTTTGTGCAGGACCCATGCTTTGCCCAAGGAGATGGTCTCATTAAG CTTTATGAAAACTTCATCAGTGAATTTGAACACAG GGTGAATCCTTTGTCCCTGGTAGAAATCATTCTTCATGTAGTTAGACAGATGACTG ATCCTAATGTGGCTCTTACTTTTCTGGAAAAGACTCGTGAGAAG GTGAAAAGTAGCGATGAGGCAGTGATCCTGTGTAAAACCGCAATTGGAGCTCTAAAATTAAATATCGGGGACCTACAAGTTACAAAG GAAACAATTGAAGATGTTGAAGAAATGCTCAATAACCTCCCTGGGGTGACATCCGTTCACAGTCGTTTCTACGACCTCTCCAGTAAATACTATCAAACAATCGGAAACCATGCATCCTACTACAAAGATGCGCTGCGGTTTCTGGGCTGTGTTGACATCAAGGATCTGCCAG TGTCTGAGCAGCAAGAGAGAGCTTTCACGCTGGGACTAGCAGGACTTCTTGGCGAGGGAGTTTTCAACTTTGGAGAGCTG CTCATGCACCCCGTGCTAGAGTCACTGAGGAACACTGACCGGCAGTGGCTGATTGACACCCTCTATGCCTTTAACAGCGGCAATGTAGAGCGATTCCAGACTCTGAAGACCGCCTGGGGCCAGCAG CCTGATTTAGCAGCCAGTGAGGCCCAGCTTCTGAGGAAAATCCAGTTGCTGTGTCTCATGGAG atgacTTTCACACGACCTGCCAATCACAGACAACTCACCTTTGAAGAAATTGCCGAAAGTGCTAAAGTCACCGTGAACGAG GTGGAGTTGCTGGTGATGAAGGCCCTCTCGGTGGGGCTGGTGAAAGGCAGTATTGACGAGGTGGATAAGCGGGTTCACATGACCTGGGTGCAGCCCCGCGTGTTGGATTTGCAACAG ATCAAGGGGATGAAGGACCGCCTGGAGTTCTGGTGCACCGACGTGAAGAGCATGGAGATGCTGGTGGAACACCAGGCCCACGACATCCTCACCTAG
- the SIRT3 gene encoding NAD-dependent protein deacetylase sirtuin-3, mitochondrial isoform X1 — protein MALWACSVVPALRLWGLGGARPWTRRPCVAGGGRPISFSAGASSVSGSGGHSQKFLLQDIAELIKTRACQRVVVMVGAGISTPSGVPDFRSPGTGYYSNLQQYKIPYPEAIFELSFFFRDPKPFFTFAKELYPGNYRPNATHYFLRLLHDKGLLLRLYTQNIDGLERASGIPASKLVEAHGSFASATCTVCRRPFPGEDFWADVMVDTVPRCPVCTGVVKPDIVFFGEMLPHRFLLHLADFPMADLLLILGTSLEVEPFASLSEAVRSSVPRLLINRDLVGSLARHPRGRDVVQLGDVVHGVKRLVELLGWTEEMRDLIQRETGKVGTAESHGRGHLFYSGVWSTWSGALFG, from the exons ATGGCGCTGTGGGCTTGTTCGGTTGTTCCCGCCCTCAGGCTTTGGGGCCTGGGAGGTGCGCGGCCCTGGACCCGCCGGCCTTG TGTTGCAGGTGGAGGAAGGCCCATATCTTTTTCTGCCGGTGCCTCAAGTGTCTCTGGAAGCGGAGGCCACAGTCAGAAGTTTCTCCTGCAGGACATTGCTGAGCTGATTAAAACCAGAGCCTGCCAGAGGGTGGTGGTCATGGTGGGGGCCGGCATCAGCACACCCAGCGGCGTCCCAGACTTCAG ATCTCCAGGGACCGGATACTACAGCAACCTCCAGCAGTACAAGATCCCCTACCCCGAGGCCATTTTTgagctctcatttttctttcgCGATCCCAAGCCGTTTTTCACTTTTGCCAAGGAGCTGTACCCTGGGAACTATAGGCCTAATGCCACTCACTACTTCCTGCGACTGCTCCATGACAAGGGGCTGCTTCTGCGGCTCTACACACAGAACATCGATGGGCTTGAGAGAG CGTCTGGCATCCCTGCCTCAAAGCTCGTTGAAGCTCATGGATCCTTTGCCTCTGCCACCTGCACCGTCTGCCGAAGACCCTTCCCAGGGGAGGACTTTTGG GCCGACGTGATGGTGGACACGGTCCCACGCTGCCCGGTCTGCACTGGCGTTGTGAAGCCCGACATCGTATTCTTTGGGGAGATGCTGCCCCACAGGTTCCTGCTGCATCTGGCTGACTTCCCCATGGCAGACCTGCTGCTCATCCTTGGGACCTCTCTGGAG GTGGAACCTTTCGCCAGCTTGTCTGAGGCCGTGAGGAGCTCGGTGCCCCGACTGCTCATCAACCGGGACTTGGTGGGGTCCTTGGCTAGGCATCCTCGGGGCAGGGATGTGGTCCAGCTGGGGGACGTGGTTCACGGTGTGAAAAGGCTGGTGGAGCTTCTGGGCTGGACGGAGGAGATGCGGGACCTCATCCAGCGGGAAACTGGAAAGGTAGGGACTGCTGAGAGTCACGGGAGGGGCCATCTCTTCTACTCTGGGGTCTGGTCAACCTGGAGTGGCGCCCTCTTTGGCTAA
- the RIC8A gene encoding synembryn-A isoform X2: protein MEPRAVADAVETGEEDVVMEALRAYNRENCQSFTFDAAQQEDRKLFQELQGVHLLTEALELTLGMTPGERPPELLPPQETERAMEILKVLFNITFDSIKREVDEEDTALYRHLGTLLRHCVMAAAAGDRTEEFHGHTVNLLGNLPLKCLDVLLTLEPHEGSLEFLGVNMDVIRVLLSFLEKRLHQTHRLKESVAPVLSVLTECARMHRPARKFLKAQVLPPLRDVRTRPEVGELLRNKLVRLMTHLDTDVKRVAAEFLFVLCSESVPRFIKYTGYGNAAGLLAARGLMAGGRPEGQYSEDEDTDTDEYKEAKASINPVTGRVEEKPPNPMEGMTEEQKEHEAMKLVNMFDKLSRHRVIQPMGMSPRGQLTSLQDAMCKTMEGQLSSDPDSDPD from the exons ATGGAGCCCCGGGCGGTTGCGGATGCCGTGGAGACGGGGGAGGAGGACGTAGTTATGGAGGCTCTTCGCGCATACAACCGGGAG AACTGCCAGAGTTTCACGTTTGATGCTGCCCAACAGGAGGACAGGAAG CTGTTTCAGGAGCTGCAGGGAGTGCACCTGCTGACCGAAGCGCTGGAGCTGACGCTGGGAATGACCCCTGGAGAGAGGCCCCCTGAgctcctgcctccccaggagactgAGCGAGCCATGGAGATCCTCAAAGTGCTCTTCAACATCACCTTCGACTCCATCAAGAGGGAAGTGGACGAG GAAGACACTGCCCTTTACCGGCACCTGGGGACCCTTCTGCGGCACTGCGTgatggctgctgctgctggagaCCGCACAGAGGAGTTCCACGG CCACACGGTGAACCTCCTGGGGAACTTGCCCCTCAAATGTCTGGACGTTCTTCTCACCCTGGAACCCCACGAAGGCTCTTTGGAGTTCCTGGGAGTGAACATGGATGTGATTCGTGTTCTCCTCAGCTTCTTGGAGAAGCGTCTGCACCAG ACGCACAGGCTGAAGGAGAGTGTGGCTCCCGTGCTGAGCGTGCTGACGGAGTGTGCCCGCATGCACCGCCCCGCCAGGAAGTTCCTGAAGGCCCAG GTGCTGCCCCCGTTGCGGGATGTGAGGACCCGGCCCGAGGTGGGGGAGCTGTTGCGGAACAAGCTGGTTCGCCTCATGACGCACCTGGACACCGACGTGAAGAGGGTGGCAGCCGAGTTCCTGTTTGTCCTGTGCTCTGAGAGCG TGCCCCGATTCATCAAGTACACAGGCTACGGGAATGCTGCCGGCCTCCTGGCTGCTAGGGGCCTCATGGCAGGGGGCCGGCCTGAGGGCCAGTACTCGGAGGACGAGGACACGGACACAGACGAGTACAAGGAAGCCAAGGCCAG CATAAACCCAGTGActggaagggtagaggaaaagccTCCCAACCCCATGGAGGGCATGACAGAGGAGCAGAAAGAGCATGAGGCCATGAAGCTGGTGAACATGTTTGACAAGCTCTCCAG GCACAGAGTCATCCAGCCCATGGGGATGAGTCCCCGGGGTCAGCTCACATCCCTGCAGGATGCCATGTGCAAGACCATGGAGGGACAGCTCTCCTCGGACCCTGACTCGGACCCTGACTGA
- the RIC8A gene encoding synembryn-A isoform X1: protein MEPRAVADAVETGEEDVVMEALRAYNRENCQSFTFDAAQQEDRKRLAELLVSVLEQGLPPSRRIIWLQSIRILSRDRSCLDSFTSRRSLQALACYAGISASQGSVPEPLDMDVVLESLKCLCNLVLSSPVAQVLAAEAGLVVRLAERVGLYRQSSFPHDVQFFDLRLLFLLTALRADVRQQLFQELQGVHLLTEALELTLGMTPGERPPELLPPQETERAMEILKVLFNITFDSIKREVDEEDTALYRHLGTLLRHCVMAAAAGDRTEEFHGHTVNLLGNLPLKCLDVLLTLEPHEGSLEFLGVNMDVIRVLLSFLEKRLHQTHRLKESVAPVLSVLTECARMHRPARKFLKAQVLPPLRDVRTRPEVGELLRNKLVRLMTHLDTDVKRVAAEFLFVLCSESVPRFIKYTGYGNAAGLLAARGLMAGGRPEGQYSEDEDTDTDEYKEAKASINPVTGRVEEKPPNPMEGMTEEQKEHEAMKLVNMFDKLSRHRVIQPMGMSPRGQLTSLQDAMCKTMEGQLSSDPDSDPD from the exons ATGGAGCCCCGGGCGGTTGCGGATGCCGTGGAGACGGGGGAGGAGGACGTAGTTATGGAGGCTCTTCGCGCATACAACCGGGAG AACTGCCAGAGTTTCACGTTTGATGCTGCCCAACAGGAGGACAGGAAG AGACTGGCGGAGCTGCTGGTCTCGGTCCTGGAGCAGGGCCTGCCACCTTCCCGCCGCATCATCTGGCTGCAGAGCATCCGCATCTTGTCTAGGGACCGCAGCTGCCTGGACTCATTCACCAGCCGCCGGAGCCTGCAGGCACTTGCCTGCTATGCTGGCATCTCCGCCTCCCAGGGCTCGGTCCCCGAACCCCTGGACATGGATGTTGTGCTTGAGTCCCTTAAGTGCCTGTGCAACCTTGTGTTAAGCAGCCCCGTGGCACAGGTGCTGGCGGCAGAGGCGGGTCTAGTGGTGAGGCTCGCAGAGCGAGTGGGGCTGTACCGCCAGAGCAGCTTCCCGCACGACGTCCAGTTCTTTGACTTGCGTCTCCTCTTCTTGCTAACGGCACTTCGCGCCGATGTGCGCCAGCAGCTGTTTCAGGAGCTGCAGGGAGTGCACCTGCTGACCGAAGCGCTGGAGCTGACGCTGGGAATGACCCCTGGAGAGAGGCCCCCTGAgctcctgcctccccaggagactgAGCGAGCCATGGAGATCCTCAAAGTGCTCTTCAACATCACCTTCGACTCCATCAAGAGGGAAGTGGACGAG GAAGACACTGCCCTTTACCGGCACCTGGGGACCCTTCTGCGGCACTGCGTgatggctgctgctgctggagaCCGCACAGAGGAGTTCCACGG CCACACGGTGAACCTCCTGGGGAACTTGCCCCTCAAATGTCTGGACGTTCTTCTCACCCTGGAACCCCACGAAGGCTCTTTGGAGTTCCTGGGAGTGAACATGGATGTGATTCGTGTTCTCCTCAGCTTCTTGGAGAAGCGTCTGCACCAG ACGCACAGGCTGAAGGAGAGTGTGGCTCCCGTGCTGAGCGTGCTGACGGAGTGTGCCCGCATGCACCGCCCCGCCAGGAAGTTCCTGAAGGCCCAG GTGCTGCCCCCGTTGCGGGATGTGAGGACCCGGCCCGAGGTGGGGGAGCTGTTGCGGAACAAGCTGGTTCGCCTCATGACGCACCTGGACACCGACGTGAAGAGGGTGGCAGCCGAGTTCCTGTTTGTCCTGTGCTCTGAGAGCG TGCCCCGATTCATCAAGTACACAGGCTACGGGAATGCTGCCGGCCTCCTGGCTGCTAGGGGCCTCATGGCAGGGGGCCGGCCTGAGGGCCAGTACTCGGAGGACGAGGACACGGACACAGACGAGTACAAGGAAGCCAAGGCCAG CATAAACCCAGTGActggaagggtagaggaaaagccTCCCAACCCCATGGAGGGCATGACAGAGGAGCAGAAAGAGCATGAGGCCATGAAGCTGGTGAACATGTTTGACAAGCTCTCCAG GCACAGAGTCATCCAGCCCATGGGGATGAGTCCCCGGGGTCAGCTCACATCCCTGCAGGATGCCATGTGCAAGACCATGGAGGGACAGCTCTCCTCGGACCCTGACTCGGACCCTGACTGA
- the SIRT3 gene encoding NAD-dependent protein deacetylase sirtuin-3, mitochondrial isoform X7: MADVMVDTVPRCPVCTGVVKPDIVFFGEMLPHRFLLHLADFPMADLLLILGTSLEVEPFASLSEAVRSSVPRLLINRDLVGSLARHPRGRDVVQLGDVVHGVKRLVELLGWTEEMRDLIQRETGKVGTAESHGRGHLFYSGVWSTWSGALFG, from the exons ATG GCCGACGTGATGGTGGACACGGTCCCACGCTGCCCGGTCTGCACTGGCGTTGTGAAGCCCGACATCGTATTCTTTGGGGAGATGCTGCCCCACAGGTTCCTGCTGCATCTGGCTGACTTCCCCATGGCAGACCTGCTGCTCATCCTTGGGACCTCTCTGGAG GTGGAACCTTTCGCCAGCTTGTCTGAGGCCGTGAGGAGCTCGGTGCCCCGACTGCTCATCAACCGGGACTTGGTGGGGTCCTTGGCTAGGCATCCTCGGGGCAGGGATGTGGTCCAGCTGGGGGACGTGGTTCACGGTGTGAAAAGGCTGGTGGAGCTTCTGGGCTGGACGGAGGAGATGCGGGACCTCATCCAGCGGGAAACTGGAAAGGTAGGGACTGCTGAGAGTCACGGGAGGGGCCATCTCTTCTACTCTGGGGTCTGGTCAACCTGGAGTGGCGCCCTCTTTGGCTAA
- the SIRT3 gene encoding NAD-dependent protein deacetylase sirtuin-3, mitochondrial isoform X2 encodes MALWACSVVPALRLWGLGGARPWTRRPCVAGGGRPISFSAGASSVSGSGGHSQKFLLQDIAELIKTRACQRVVVMVGAGISTPSGVPDFRSPGTGYYSNLQQYKIPYPEAIFELSFFFRDPKPFFTFAKELYPGNYRPNATHYFLRLLHDKGLLLRLYTQNIDGLERASGIPASKLVEAHGSFASATCTVCRRPFPGEDFWADVMVDTVPRCPVCTGVVKPDIVFFGEMLPHRFLLHLADFPMADLLLILGTSLEVEPFASLSEAVRSSVPRLLINRDLVGSLARHPRGRDVVQLGDVVHGVKRLVELLGWTEEMRDLIQRETGKPGLTLLEVDFTRML; translated from the exons ATGGCGCTGTGGGCTTGTTCGGTTGTTCCCGCCCTCAGGCTTTGGGGCCTGGGAGGTGCGCGGCCCTGGACCCGCCGGCCTTG TGTTGCAGGTGGAGGAAGGCCCATATCTTTTTCTGCCGGTGCCTCAAGTGTCTCTGGAAGCGGAGGCCACAGTCAGAAGTTTCTCCTGCAGGACATTGCTGAGCTGATTAAAACCAGAGCCTGCCAGAGGGTGGTGGTCATGGTGGGGGCCGGCATCAGCACACCCAGCGGCGTCCCAGACTTCAG ATCTCCAGGGACCGGATACTACAGCAACCTCCAGCAGTACAAGATCCCCTACCCCGAGGCCATTTTTgagctctcatttttctttcgCGATCCCAAGCCGTTTTTCACTTTTGCCAAGGAGCTGTACCCTGGGAACTATAGGCCTAATGCCACTCACTACTTCCTGCGACTGCTCCATGACAAGGGGCTGCTTCTGCGGCTCTACACACAGAACATCGATGGGCTTGAGAGAG CGTCTGGCATCCCTGCCTCAAAGCTCGTTGAAGCTCATGGATCCTTTGCCTCTGCCACCTGCACCGTCTGCCGAAGACCCTTCCCAGGGGAGGACTTTTGG GCCGACGTGATGGTGGACACGGTCCCACGCTGCCCGGTCTGCACTGGCGTTGTGAAGCCCGACATCGTATTCTTTGGGGAGATGCTGCCCCACAGGTTCCTGCTGCATCTGGCTGACTTCCCCATGGCAGACCTGCTGCTCATCCTTGGGACCTCTCTGGAG GTGGAACCTTTCGCCAGCTTGTCTGAGGCCGTGAGGAGCTCGGTGCCCCGACTGCTCATCAACCGGGACTTGGTGGGGTCCTTGGCTAGGCATCCTCGGGGCAGGGATGTGGTCCAGCTGGGGGACGTGGTTCACGGTGTGAAAAGGCTGGTGGAGCTTCTGGGCTGGACGGAGGAGATGCGGGACCTCATCCAGCGGGAAACTGGAAAG CCAGGTTTAACACTGCTGGAAGTGGACTTCACTAGAATGCTGTAA